In the Bacillus amyloliquefaciens DSM 7 = ATCC 23350 genome, TTGTAGACAAAAGAAATCACACCAAAAATAAGCCCGCTTGCAATACTGGCGATTTTCGCTTCCCCAAGCCCTTTCATATCCTTTCCGACAGAAGAAAGAACCGCCACAACAGAAAGGATGTTTAATGACGTAAAGGTAATACTTGCCGGCCAATTAAATTGCCGGGTCAAATCTATCGTCCACGTGTAATGATGGGTTGTCTGAAAAAAGATCAATGCATATAAAAGCCCGGCTACAAGAATCGGTATCAAAATACTATTCAAAGATAATATTCCTTTTATATCCCAAAAGAATAAAAAGACGGTCACGATGCAAAAAAGAGAAATACCGATCCAAAACGGCAGCTTGTACATTTGCAGCGTCACACCGCCTCCGGCAATCATGACCGTCGTCGTTGAAAACAAATAAAACATAATAAGTACATCATAGATTTTGGCAAGAGCCGGCCCCATCAGATGCTCAAGCACAGGTAAAAAGTGCGTTGATTGAACACGATAGCTGATCTTCAACACTATATAAGCCGAAATGGTGAACATGACTGTAAACAATATAATAGCCAGTCCGCTTTCAACACCGAAAAACTGCCATATTTCCTGCCCGCTTGCATAACCGGCCCCAATCTGGCTGCTTAATATGAGCAGCATCCACCTCATCCCGGCTCTCCACACCCTTATCACCTCATAAAATTTCAGATAATCTCCGCATATTGCTACTATATTGAGTGACAGCGGCAATCATTCATACAAACGGGACAAATATGGTATGATAAAAATAATTGACTAATCAGAAAATTATTTTATGAAATTATTATAAGGAGCCCAAACTCATGTACATCAGGCGTTTAACCGCAAGTGATACTCAGCCCTATTCCAACATCAGACTCGAAGCTTTAAAGGATCACCCGGACGCTTTCGCCGTCAGCCATAATGAGGAGAAAGAATGGCTGCCCGAAAAATTCAAAGCCAGGATCGAAGCCGACAATGCCATCATGCTTGGCGCTTTTGAAAAAGACAGACTGATAGGAATCATTAAGATATCCAAGCAGCCTCTGTATAAACTAAGACACATTGCGATTATCGGTTCTATGTATGTTTCTCCCGAATACCGGGGGTCAGGCGCAGGAAAAGCGTTAATGACCAAAGCCATCAGCCAGGCAAAGAAGATGAAAGACACGGAACAGCTCCATCTCTCAGTTACTTCAACAAATGAACCCGGCAAAAAACTCTGCGCTCAATAGAATTCACCTACAGAAAAAGATCACACGGTCTTATATCTTTCATGAACTTAGAGAACAACAGCTCTAAGTTCTTTTTTCTATCCCGCTCTTTTCAAACAATCGGTATGCTGATCACTGCATAAGCATAAAAAAAGGCGGTGCTGGATATACTGTAAACAACCATACATCATCAAAAACATCAGTGTAATACTCGTATGACATGACAAGGAAGTGAACCCTATGAATCGAAAAGGCGGGCTTTTTTCTCAAGAACGGGCAAAACAATATGTGTCTCATACAGATTCTTCTGCCGCGAATCAAATACAAGCGATCCTTGCTTCATCTTTACGTAAAGCAGCCGGCCGACCGTTAGTCACCGTATGTATCGGTACAGATCGATCGACCGGAGATTCATTAGGTCCGCTCGTAGGAACAAAGTTAGAAAACATGAAATTAGGCAGGTTGCACGTTTACGGTACACTGTCAGATCCCGTTCACGCCGTAAATATGAAAGACAAACTGAAAGATATTCACCATATACATAAAAATCCGTTTATTATTGCGGTTGACGCTTGTTTAGGCCGCGTTAAAAGCGTAGGGTCATTTCAAATCGGCGATGGGCCGCTGAAACCCGGAGCTGGTGTTCAAAAAGACCTTCCTGAGATCGGTGACGTCCATATCAATGGAATCGTCAATGTCAGCGGGTTTATGGAGTATTTTGTTTTGCAGAATACGAGGCTCCATCTTGTTATGAGCATGGCGAATGTTTTAGCAGAGGGATTACAGCTGACAGATAAAACAGAAGGCCGCCAGGAACGGCTCAGTCCGTTTCATAAGCTGACAAGACGTATATAAAAAAACCATCTTTTTTTAAAAGATGGTTTTTACGCTTCTCTTTCAGACAAAAGCTCAAGGATACGTTCAAGGTCTTCATTTGAGAAAAACTCAATCTCAATTTTCCCCTTTTTCTTTTGTCTCTTAATATTGACTGTTGTTCCGAAGTAATTTTGCAAATACGATTCCCGCTCTTTTAACACAACATCTTGAACAGGTTCTTTTTTCTTTGTTTCACGTGGAACATTACTGTTTAATTGCTGAATGAGCTGCTCAAGCTGACGGACGTTAAGCTGTTCTTCAACCACTTTCTTCACAAGCGGTTCAAGCTTGTTTTTATTTTTCAAACCGAGCAGGGTTCTGCCGTGCCCCATGGATAACGTACCTTCTACAATGAGGTTCTGGATGCTTTCAGGAAGCGTCAGCAGTCTTAAATGGTTGGCAATATGAGGTCTGCTTTTCCCGAGCCGTTTAGCGAGCTGTTCCTGCGTAATATCCAAATGCTTCAGCAGTGAATCATATGCAAGAGCTTCTTCAAGCGGTGATAAATCTTCCCGCTGAAGGTTCTCCAATAGGGCGATTTCCCGCATCAGCGATTCAGATAACTCCCGCACGATAGCCGGCACTGTCTCTTTACCGGCAAGTTTTGCGGCGCGATAACGGCGTTCGCCGGCTACAATATCGTAGCCCTTCAATGATTTTCTCACGATAATGGGCTGAAGAATGCCATGCTGAATGATGGATTCCTTCAGTTCAGCTAATGACTCATCATCAAATTGTTTTCTTGGCTGATAAGGATTGGGGCGTAAATCACTGATCTTAATCTCTTCCACTGTCTCTTCAGACAAATCAACTTGATTAAACAACGCATTAATCCCTTTTCCGAGCCCGCCTTTAGCCATTCGCTGCCACTTCCTTTGCTAAATCTAAATATACTTCCGCACCTCTCGAACGCGGATCGTATAATATGATCGGCTTGCCATGACTCGGCGCCTCACTTAAACGGACATTGCGAGGGATAATGGTTTGATACACTTTATCTCTAAAGTATTTCTTCACCTCTTCTATAACTTGAATACCGAGATTCGTTCTGGCATCAAGCATCGTCAGAAGCACTCCTTCTATCATTAAG is a window encoding:
- a CDS encoding GNAT family N-acetyltransferase, coding for MYIRRLTASDTQPYSNIRLEALKDHPDAFAVSHNEEKEWLPEKFKARIEADNAIMLGAFEKDRLIGIIKISKQPLYKLRHIAIIGSMYVSPEYRGSGAGKALMTKAISQAKKMKDTEQLHLSVTSTNEPGKKLCAQ
- the yyaC gene encoding spore protease YyaC, whose amino-acid sequence is MNRKGGLFSQERAKQYVSHTDSSAANQIQAILASSLRKAAGRPLVTVCIGTDRSTGDSLGPLVGTKLENMKLGRLHVYGTLSDPVHAVNMKDKLKDIHHIHKNPFIIAVDACLGRVKSVGSFQIGDGPLKPGAGVQKDLPEIGDVHINGIVNVSGFMEYFVLQNTRLHLVMSMANVLAEGLQLTDKTEGRQERLSPFHKLTRRI
- a CDS encoding ParB/RepB/Spo0J family partition protein — protein: MAKGGLGKGINALFNQVDLSEETVEEIKISDLRPNPYQPRKQFDDESLAELKESIIQHGILQPIIVRKSLKGYDIVAGERRYRAAKLAGKETVPAIVRELSESLMREIALLENLQREDLSPLEEALAYDSLLKHLDITQEQLAKRLGKSRPHIANHLRLLTLPESIQNLIVEGTLSMGHGRTLLGLKNKNKLEPLVKKVVEEQLNVRQLEQLIQQLNSNVPRETKKKEPVQDVVLKERESYLQNYFGTTVNIKRQKKKGKIEIEFFSNEDLERILELLSEREA
- a CDS encoding membrane protein; this translates as MRWMLLILSSQIGAGYASGQEIWQFFGVESGLAIILFTVMFTISAYIVLKISYRVQSTHFLPVLEHLMGPALAKIYDVLIMFYLFSTTTVMIAGGGVTLQMYKLPFWIGISLFCIVTVFLFFWDIKGILSLNSILIPILVAGLLYALIFFQTTHHYTWTIDLTRQFNWPASITFTSLNILSVVAVLSSVGKDMKGLGEAKIASIASGLIFGVISFVYNETLVQLSGSLTQYEIPLFAVLEGAPYPLFLCMAAVLFLAIYTTTVTGLFGLSSRMLVFVKLPRWMLVFLLLAVMVPFTTIGFSDLIAILYPIYGLLSLYLLVCLLLYPILGRWKKV